One window from the genome of Tachysurus vachellii isolate PV-2020 chromosome 5, HZAU_Pvac_v1, whole genome shotgun sequence encodes:
- the tax1bp1b gene encoding tax1-binding protein 1 homolog B isoform X6: METSNFAHVIFQNVGKSYLPHAALECHYTLTQFITPHPKDWVGIFKVGWSTARDYYTFLWSPLPDEYTEGTAVNRSVIFQGYYVPNDDGEFYQFCYVTHKGEIRGASTPFQFRANSPTEEELLTVEDEGGSDILVVTTKASYLEQKMEEVRLEKDELLKSLALLQKERDEALEEKDSIQKEYEQERESSVQLKKEMQELQVSIQSLQEEKVEVKRRMEENTARLLQLEEDLIGVTQKGLQKETELDCLKDRVKKLMLEKEALESQLKNEKDEKELYKIHLKNRELENTKLSAELQMLKSVDVNKENTIAQLKEELARAKACLAEKDKQHRQLLANSFPSEENKALREQLRQKEEQLQATQQQASMLSAELRDSSSARDRSMAELYRVKLEVDTLRQGQAEAWAECSRLGKQVEEMKDSVMQEARKESEDLAVAELHREVEDLKLRLQMAAEHYKEKYKECQKLQKQVVKLSEQQGVKRSPGLDAATGPLSTSPEASVPGSPGSSDNVLEAIIQGKLKGVSKDVFDKSDKYKKCKQMLCEEKGRNSMLMDELAKLELKWKEQLKINESLKLQLAAEEDRYKSQVAAKGRELKELKDNLVALSKQKEKLEGELQRSASREEEDDDDGNLDVAPVFLQYPLPYQPDVPSPLLVAQRPSELMFGNPYSSESRDSADGEFSDDQMPRLPPVGPPSLDSNVVCSQPARNLSRPDGLEEPEEQPNTQTNTQATVSEPPTNFLNDGQIPFCFDTSEELQKRCPLCEVIFPPNYDQSKFEEHVESHWKVCPMCSEQFPLDCDQQLFEKHVLTHFDGNILNFD, translated from the exons GTTGGCTGGAGCACGGCTCGTGACTATTACACCTTTCTGTGGTCTCCTCTACCAGATGAGTACACAGAAGGCACTGCAGTCAACCGATCAGTGATCTTTCAAG GTTACTACGTGCCCAACGATGATGGGGAATTCTACCAGTTCTGTTATGTCACTCATAAAGGAGAGATTCGTGGGGCCAGTACACCTTTCCAGTTCCGTGCTAACAGCCCCACTGAGGAAGAGCTACTCACTGTCGAGGATGAGGGTGGATCAGACATTCTGGTTGTCACCACCAAAGCCAGCTATCTAGAG caaaagATGGAGGAGGTGCGCCTGGAAAAGGACGAGCTGCTGAAGAGCCTGGCGCTCCTGCAGAAAGAGCGAGATGAAGCGCTGGAGGAGAAAGACAGTATTCAGAAAGAGtatgagcaggagagagagagcagtgtccagctaaagaaagaaatgcag GAGCTACAGGTGTCCATTCAGAGCCTACAGGAAGAGAAAGTGGAGGTAAAGAGGAGGATGGAGGAGAACACAGCACGGCTGCTGCAGCTGGAAGAGGATCTTATTGGAGTCACCCAGAAAGGCTTGCAGAAGGAGACAGAATTGGATTG CCTAAAAGATCGAGTGAAGAAGCTCATGCTTGAGAAAGAAGCACTGGAGTCTCAGCTGAAGAATGAGAAGGATGAGAAAGAGCTCTATAAG ATTCACCTGAAGAATCGAGAGCTAGAGAACACTAAGTTAAGTGCTGAGCTGCAGATGTTGAAATCTGTGGATGTGAATAAGGAGAACACCATTGCACAGCTAAAGGAGGAGCTGGCACGAGCCAAAGCCTGCCTGGCAGAGAAAGACAAGCAGCACCGCCAGCTACTGGCTAACAGTTTTCCCTCG GAGGAAAACAAGGCACTGCGGGAGCAGCTGAGGCAAAAAGAGGAGCAGTTGCAGGCCACTCAGCAGCAGGCTTCAATGCTATCTGCAGAGCTGCGGGACTCATCCAGCGCACGGGATCGCAGCATGGCTGAGCTCTACCGGGTCAAGCTGGAGGTTGACACACTCAGACAGGGTCAAGCTGAGGCATGGGCCGAATGCAGCCGTCTGGGAAAACAGGTGGAGGAAATGAAGGACTCTGTCATGCAGGAGGCA CGTAAGGAGTCTGAGGATTTGGCTGTGGCTGAGCTGCATAGAGAAGTGGAAGACCTAAAGCTTAGGTTGCAGATGGCTGCCGAACATTATAAGGAGAAATACAAGGAATGCCAGAAACTGCAGAAACAGGTGGTCAAACTATCTGAACAGCAAGGG GTGAAGAGGAGTCCTGGTTTAGATGCAGCGACTGGCCCCTTGTCTACCAGTCCTGAGGCCTCTGTGCCAG GAAGCCCAGGCTCATCAGACAACGTGCTGGAAGCAATTATCCAGGGCAAGCTGAAGGGTGTCAGTAAGGATGTGTTTGATAAGAGTGACAAATACAAGAAGTGCAAACAGATGTTGTGT GAGGAGAAGGGGCGCAACAGCATGCTGATGGATGAGCTGGCTAAACTTGAGCTGAAGTGGAAAGAACAGCTGAAGATCAACGAGAGCCTAAAGCTGCAGCTGGCTGCTGAGGAGGACCGCTACAAG AGCCAGGTAGCAGCCAAGGGTCGGGAACTGAAGGAGCTGAAGGACAACCTTGTTGCTTTATCCAAACAGAAGGAGAAACTGGAAGGG GAGCTGCAGAGAAGTGCGAGTCGTGAGGAAGAGGACGATGACGATGGAAATTTGGATGTAGCACCAGTTTTTCTGCAGTACCCCCTGCCATATCAGCCAGATGTCCCCTCTCCTCTACTGGTGGCCCAGCGTCCTTCAGAGCTGATGTTTGGAAACCCATACTCATCTGAAAGCAGGG ACAGTGCAGATGGAGAGTTTTCAGATGATCAAATGCCTAGGCTTCCTCCTGTTGGACCTCCATCTCTGGACAGCAACGTGGTGTGCAGCCAGCCTGCCCGCAACCTGAGCCGCCCTGATGGCCTGGAGGAGCCCGAGGAGCAGCCTAATACT CAAACCAACACCCAGGCCACGGTCAGCGAGCCACCCACCAACTTCCTCAACGATGGACAAATCCCGTTCTGCTTTGATACCAG CGAGGAGCTGCAGAAGCGTTGTCCGCTGTGTGAGGTCATCTTCCCGCCGAACTACGACCAGTCGAAGTTCGAGGAGCACGTGGAGAGCCACTGGAAGGTGTGTCCCATGTGCAGTGAGCAGTTCCCCCTAGACTGTGATCAGCAGCTGTTTGAGAAGCACGTGCTCACCCATTTTGATGGCAACATACTCAATTTCGATTAG
- the tax1bp1b gene encoding tax1-binding protein 1 homolog B isoform X5 has protein sequence METSNFAHVIFQNVGKSYLPHAALECHYTLTQFITPHPKDWVGIFKVGWSTARDYYTFLWSPLPDEYTEGTAVNRSVIFQGYYVPNDDGEFYQFCYVTHKGEIRGASTPFQFRANSPTEEELLTVEDEGGSDILVVTTKASYLEQKMEEVRLEKDELLKSLALLQKERDEALEEKDSIQKEYEQERESSVQLKKEMQELQVSIQSLQEEKVEVKRRMEENTARLLQLEEDLIGVTQKGLQKETELDCLKDRVKKLMLEKEALESQLKNEKDEKELYKEENKALREQLRQKEEQLQATQQQASMLSAELRDSSSARDRSMAELYRVKLEVDTLRQGQAEAWAECSRLGKQVEEMKDSVMQEAQRKESEDLAVAELHREVEDLKLRLQMAAEHYKEKYKECQKLQKQVVKLSEQQGVKRSPGLDAATGPLSTSPEASVPGSPGSSDNVLEAIIQGKLKGVSKDVFDKSDKYKKCKQMLCEEKGRNSMLMDELAKLELKWKEQLKINESLKLQLAAEEDRYKVSAPYCYMSQVAAKGRELKELKDNLVALSKQKEKLEGELQRSASREEEDDDDGNLDVAPVFLQYPLPYQPDVPSPLLVAQRPSELMFGNPYSSESRDSADGEFSDDQMPRLPPVGPPSLDSNVVCSQPARNLSRPDGLEEPEEQPNTQTNTQATVSEPPTNFLNDGQIPFCFDTSEELQKRCPLCEVIFPPNYDQSKFEEHVESHWKVCPMCSEQFPLDCDQQLFEKHVLTHFDGNILNFD, from the exons GTTGGCTGGAGCACGGCTCGTGACTATTACACCTTTCTGTGGTCTCCTCTACCAGATGAGTACACAGAAGGCACTGCAGTCAACCGATCAGTGATCTTTCAAG GTTACTACGTGCCCAACGATGATGGGGAATTCTACCAGTTCTGTTATGTCACTCATAAAGGAGAGATTCGTGGGGCCAGTACACCTTTCCAGTTCCGTGCTAACAGCCCCACTGAGGAAGAGCTACTCACTGTCGAGGATGAGGGTGGATCAGACATTCTGGTTGTCACCACCAAAGCCAGCTATCTAGAG caaaagATGGAGGAGGTGCGCCTGGAAAAGGACGAGCTGCTGAAGAGCCTGGCGCTCCTGCAGAAAGAGCGAGATGAAGCGCTGGAGGAGAAAGACAGTATTCAGAAAGAGtatgagcaggagagagagagcagtgtccagctaaagaaagaaatgcag GAGCTACAGGTGTCCATTCAGAGCCTACAGGAAGAGAAAGTGGAGGTAAAGAGGAGGATGGAGGAGAACACAGCACGGCTGCTGCAGCTGGAAGAGGATCTTATTGGAGTCACCCAGAAAGGCTTGCAGAAGGAGACAGAATTGGATTG CCTAAAAGATCGAGTGAAGAAGCTCATGCTTGAGAAAGAAGCACTGGAGTCTCAGCTGAAGAATGAGAAGGATGAGAAAGAGCTCTATAAG GAGGAAAACAAGGCACTGCGGGAGCAGCTGAGGCAAAAAGAGGAGCAGTTGCAGGCCACTCAGCAGCAGGCTTCAATGCTATCTGCAGAGCTGCGGGACTCATCCAGCGCACGGGATCGCAGCATGGCTGAGCTCTACCGGGTCAAGCTGGAGGTTGACACACTCAGACAGGGTCAAGCTGAGGCATGGGCCGAATGCAGCCGTCTGGGAAAACAGGTGGAGGAAATGAAGGACTCTGTCATGCAGGAGGCA CAGCGTAAGGAGTCTGAGGATTTGGCTGTGGCTGAGCTGCATAGAGAAGTGGAAGACCTAAAGCTTAGGTTGCAGATGGCTGCCGAACATTATAAGGAGAAATACAAGGAATGCCAGAAACTGCAGAAACAGGTGGTCAAACTATCTGAACAGCAAGGG GTGAAGAGGAGTCCTGGTTTAGATGCAGCGACTGGCCCCTTGTCTACCAGTCCTGAGGCCTCTGTGCCAG GAAGCCCAGGCTCATCAGACAACGTGCTGGAAGCAATTATCCAGGGCAAGCTGAAGGGTGTCAGTAAGGATGTGTTTGATAAGAGTGACAAATACAAGAAGTGCAAACAGATGTTGTGT GAGGAGAAGGGGCGCAACAGCATGCTGATGGATGAGCTGGCTAAACTTGAGCTGAAGTGGAAAGAACAGCTGAAGATCAACGAGAGCCTAAAGCTGCAGCTGGCTGCTGAGGAGGACCGCTACAAGGTCAGCGCCCCCTACTGTTACATG AGCCAGGTAGCAGCCAAGGGTCGGGAACTGAAGGAGCTGAAGGACAACCTTGTTGCTTTATCCAAACAGAAGGAGAAACTGGAAGGG GAGCTGCAGAGAAGTGCGAGTCGTGAGGAAGAGGACGATGACGATGGAAATTTGGATGTAGCACCAGTTTTTCTGCAGTACCCCCTGCCATATCAGCCAGATGTCCCCTCTCCTCTACTGGTGGCCCAGCGTCCTTCAGAGCTGATGTTTGGAAACCCATACTCATCTGAAAGCAGGG ACAGTGCAGATGGAGAGTTTTCAGATGATCAAATGCCTAGGCTTCCTCCTGTTGGACCTCCATCTCTGGACAGCAACGTGGTGTGCAGCCAGCCTGCCCGCAACCTGAGCCGCCCTGATGGCCTGGAGGAGCCCGAGGAGCAGCCTAATACT CAAACCAACACCCAGGCCACGGTCAGCGAGCCACCCACCAACTTCCTCAACGATGGACAAATCCCGTTCTGCTTTGATACCAG CGAGGAGCTGCAGAAGCGTTGTCCGCTGTGTGAGGTCATCTTCCCGCCGAACTACGACCAGTCGAAGTTCGAGGAGCACGTGGAGAGCCACTGGAAGGTGTGTCCCATGTGCAGTGAGCAGTTCCCCCTAGACTGTGATCAGCAGCTGTTTGAGAAGCACGTGCTCACCCATTTTGATGGCAACATACTCAATTTCGATTAG